A window of the Aquarana catesbeiana isolate 2022-GZ linkage group LG05, ASM4218655v1, whole genome shotgun sequence genome harbors these coding sequences:
- the LOC141144070 gene encoding uncharacterized protein, translated as MTETTCPSNSSYCVTITDTSSVNGTSATEITKACMASCPATTVSASLGSANVSCCSRDLCNTNGTNTNGVITNGTNTNGVITNGTNTNGVITNGTITNGTITNRTNTNGTITNRTNTNGTITNEVITNGTITNRTNTNGTNTNGVITNGTITNGTISNGTIANGVITNGTNINGVITNGVITNGTNTNGTITNGNISSGTITNGTITNGVITNGTNTNGVITNGVITNGTNTNGVITNGTITNRTITNGTNTNGTNTNGTNTNETITGETITNGTITNGTITNGTITSGVITSGAISIKSSYSFISLVVGTLVMLISDSFLRYMT; from the coding sequence ATGGAACTTCTGCAACTGAAATAACCAAGGCCTGCATGGCCAGCTGTCCAGCAACCACCGTAAGTGCCTCTCTGGGTTCGGCCAATGTGTCCTGCTGCTCCAGAGACCTGTGCAACACCAACGGAACCAACACCAACGGAGTCATCACCAATGGAACCAACACCAACGGAGTCATCACCAACGGAACCAACACCAACGGAGTCATCACCAACGGAACCATCACCAATGGAACCATCACCAACAGAACCAACACCAACGGGACCATCACCAACAGAACCAACACCAACGGGACCATCACCAATGAAGTCATCACCAATGGAACCATCACCAACAGAACCAACACCAACGGAACCAACACCAACGGAGTCATCACCAACGGAACCATCACCAACGGAACCATCTCCAATGGAACAATTGCCAACGGAGTCATCACCAATGGAACCAACATCAATGGAGTCATCACCAACGGAGTTATCACCAACGGAACCAACACCAACGGTACCATCACCAATGGAAACATCTCCAGCGGAACAATCACCAATGGAACCATCACCAATGGAGTCATCACCAATGGAACCAACACCAACGGAGTCATCACCAACGGAGTCATCACCAACGGAACCAACACCAATGGAGTCATCACCAACGGGACCATCACCAACAGAACCATCACCAACGGAACCAACACCAATGGAACCAACACCAATGGAACCAACACCAACGAAACCATCACCGGCGAAACCATCACCAACGGAACCATCACCAACGGAACCATCACCAATGGAACCATCACCAGTGGAGTTATCACCAGCGGAGCCATCAGCATCAAGTCCAGCTATTCCTTCATTTCCCTTGTAGTGGGAACCCTTGTGATGCTCATCAGCGACTCCTTTCTCAGATATATGACATGA